Within the Acinetobacter radioresistens DSM 6976 = NBRC 102413 = CIP 103788 genome, the region AGTTCATGGTTCAGTTCAAACAGTAACTGCTCAATTTCTTCAGCTGTCTGTCCGTCGAGGTTGCCTGTTGGCTCATCGGCAAAAATGATCGCAGGCTCACTGATGAGTGCCCGTGCAATGGCAACACGTTGCTGCTCGCCGCCCGAAAGTACTTTTGGAGTCTGACCGGCCTGTCGCTCAAGCCCTACCCTTTTCAGAAGTTTTAAAGCCCTTTGTTCAGCTGTCTGGTAATGGAAGTCTGGCTGTAACCTGAGTGGTAACATCACATTCTCGACAGCAGTTAAGGCTGGCAATAACTGAAAAGACTGAAAAATAAAGCCAATGTATTTCAGGCGCACCTGAGCACGCTGCTCTTCATTTAACCGATGAACTTCTTCTTCGCAGATAATCAGTTCACCAGAACTGGCCTGATCCAGTGTTGCCAGAATACCCAGCAATGTCGATTTACCCGAACCAGAGCGACCTGTAATAGCCACCTGCTCTCCCGGCATAATCTGTAAATTAACCTCTTTTAGAATTGTTAAATTTTGATGCGGCAGTTGGATGCTTTGTGTGATCTGCTGGGCAGAAATAATCGGTTGTGGCATGATGGAAGATCGCAAATTGGCCTGATTCATAAAATTCCTGATATGCAAAATCGAAAATTGTGGTCTTTAATTCTTAAACGTCTGGCTATTGCAGGCTTGGCTGCAGTTCCGCTAATGGCGTCAGCTAAAACTATTATGGTTTTAGGCGATAGTATCAGTGCCGGTTATGGTATGAAACCGGAACAGGGATGGGTTCAGTTATTGCAAAAGCGCCTTGACCAACAGTACCCGAAACAGCACAAAGTGGTCAATGCAAGCGTCAGCGGTGAAACCACTAGTGGTGCTCTGGCCCGTTTTCCAAAGCTTTTACAAACCTATAAACCCCATGTGGTCGTGATTGAGCTGGGCGGGAACGATGGTCTGCGTGGACAGCCACCACAGATGATTGAGAAAAATCTTGGACAACTTGTACAGCAGGCAAA harbors:
- a CDS encoding ABC transporter ATP-binding protein produces the protein MNQANLRSSIMPQPIISAQQITQSIQLPHQNLTILKEVNLQIMPGEQVAITGRSGSGKSTLLGILATLDQASSGELIICEEEVHRLNEEQRAQVRLKYIGFIFQSFQLLPALTAVENVMLPLRLQPDFHYQTAEQRALKLLKRVGLERQAGQTPKVLSGGEQQRVAIARALISEPAIIFADEPTGNLDGQTAEEIEQLLFELNHELGTTLVLVTHDPELARQCQRHFELVNGHLIEKTSGDTHVKSGA
- a CDS encoding arylesterase is translated as MASAKTIMVLGDSISAGYGMKPEQGWVQLLQKRLDQQYPKQHKVVNASVSGETTSGALARFPKLLQTYKPHVVVIELGGNDGLRGQPPQMIEKNLGQLVQQAKASKAKVLLFGMKIPPNYGAAYSQSFENTYKRVSQQYQVKLMPFFMEGIAGNKTLMQADLVHPNSKAQMRLLNNAYPYIKGAL